A single genomic interval of Terriglobales bacterium harbors:
- the rplN gene encoding 50S ribosomal protein L14, translating into MAVMMRTMLEVADNSGARKLQMILPLGGSTGLRAHLGDVVTAAVKEASPDGQVKKGTVVKAVIVRTRKEHRRRDGTYIRFDQNAAVLINEGGEPVGTRVFGPVARELREKKFLKIVSLAPEVL; encoded by the coding sequence ATGGCAGTGATGATGAGGACCATGCTCGAGGTCGCCGACAATTCCGGCGCCCGCAAGCTGCAGATGATCCTGCCGCTGGGCGGATCGACGGGGTTGCGCGCCCACCTCGGCGATGTGGTGACGGCCGCCGTAAAAGAGGCATCCCCGGACGGTCAGGTGAAAAAGGGGACGGTGGTGAAGGCGGTCATTGTGCGCACCCGTAAGGAGCATCGCCGCAGGGATGGAACGTATATCCGCTTCGATCAAAATGCGGCAGTGCTGATCAACGAGGGTGGCGAACCGGTGGGCACGCGCGTTTTCGGTCCAGTAGCCCGTGAGCTGCGCGAGAAGAAGTTCTTGAAGATCGTTTCACTGGCGCCAGAAGTACTGTAA
- the rpmC gene encoding 50S ribosomal protein L29, protein MKAEKIRNQTDVELKHQEHELTDQLFRLRFQLLMGQTESLKKIRGLRKDIARIKTVLREQELAAEREK, encoded by the coding sequence ATGAAGGCTGAAAAGATACGCAACCAGACCGACGTGGAACTGAAGCACCAGGAGCATGAGCTGACCGACCAGCTCTTCCGCCTGCGCTTCCAGTTGCTGATGGGACAAACGGAAAGCCTGAAGAAAATTCGCGGGCTGCGCAAGGACATCGCCCGCATCAAGACGGTTCTCCGCGAGCAGGAACTGGCGGCAGAGAGGGAGAAGTAG
- the rplX gene encoding 50S ribosomal protein L24, giving the protein MITATTAHKRVDIRRNDTVRVITGRDKGKEGRVLRVFPNDAKVLVEHVMLSKKHVRPNPQRNVKGGIAEQESRIAISNVMLVCGTCGPVRVGHETRGDRKVRVCKKCGTTLEK; this is encoded by the coding sequence ATGATTACTGCAACCACTGCACACAAGAGAGTTGATATCCGGCGCAACGACACGGTGAGGGTGATTACCGGGCGCGACAAGGGCAAAGAGGGCCGCGTGCTGCGCGTGTTCCCCAACGATGCGAAGGTCCTGGTGGAGCACGTCATGTTGTCAAAGAAGCACGTGCGGCCCAATCCGCAGCGCAACGTCAAGGGCGGAATTGCCGAACAGGAAAGCCGCATCGCAATTTCAAATGTGATGCTGGTGTGCGGCACCTGCGGTCCGGTGCGTGTGGGACATGAAACGCGGGGCGACCGGAAGGTACGCGTCTGCAAGAAGTGTGGCACAACACTAGAGAAGTGA
- the rpsQ gene encoding 30S ribosomal protein S17: MAETATQRPAEEQALRRKTLIGKVLSTKMQKTIVVEVTRKYSHRLYRRVMQRSKKFYAHDEQNTARVGDFVLLEETRPLSKLKRWRLKDVVRKAALVADEPSAEVKAQVKSRKKKEAEAKAS; encoded by the coding sequence ATGGCAGAAACTGCAACCCAGCGTCCGGCTGAAGAACAAGCGTTGCGCCGCAAGACGCTGATCGGCAAAGTGCTCTCCACCAAGATGCAGAAGACGATCGTGGTGGAAGTGACGCGCAAATACTCTCACCGTTTGTACCGGCGAGTGATGCAACGCTCGAAGAAGTTCTACGCGCATGATGAGCAAAACACGGCGCGGGTCGGTGATTTTGTGTTGCTCGAAGAGACCCGTCCGCTTTCGAAACTTAAGCGCTGGAGGCTGAAGGACGTGGTACGGAAGGCCGCGCTGGTGGCGGATGAGCCGAGTGCGGAAGTAAAAGCCCAGGTGAAGAGCCGCAAGAAGAAGGAAGCGGAAGCGAAGGCGAGCTAG